Proteins from a genomic interval of Coccinella septempunctata chromosome 2, icCocSept1.1, whole genome shotgun sequence:
- the LOC123307014 gene encoding uncharacterized protein LOC123307014 — protein sequence MNSSSGGEYTEMEIEDDGQWKKVRHKRKRSKNPNSPTQQTKKIAFPFANTDAIRSSSPCFDYSKRDNGNSNIYVLRQTTQEINMATVNNNKGSGVIQKGQQIKQYTPKTIHSNFSIKMKGIQNTEYDNLFYIMVNNEEIKDRIQMSDLWNTKNSKNKDVILKTKIGYLLKSNNDKEKLQKTLEELQQQKKILSFKETIARGPRREKTDPQHAYSVVLSKSNRNNTPTTWKDFFRHELPPYIIKSIKNKRKIYREYCKLGDPTYKRKLNEYNKCIQKMIAQYREHQWTTACNRINEAKGRTFYQ from the exons ATGAATTCTTCCAGTGGCGGTGAATATACGGAAATGGAAATTGAAGATGATGGGCAATGGAAAAAAGTCCGACATAAAAGAAAACGAAGTAAAAACCCAAACTCTCCAACCCAACAAaccaaaaaaattgcatttccaTTTGCGAATACAGATGCGATAAGGTCGTCGTCACCATGTTTTGATTACTCAAAACGCGATAACGGGAATTCCAACATATAT GTTCTTCGACAAACAACACAAGAAATAAACATGGCAACTGTAAACAACAACAAAGGAAGCGGCGTAATTCaaaaaggacaacaaataaaacaatacaccccaaaaacaattcattcaaatttttccatCAAGATGAAAGGTATTCAAAATACAGAATACGATAACCTATTTTATATCATGGTAAACAACGAAGAAATCAAAGACAGAATTCAGATGTCTGACTTGTGGAacacaaaaaactcaaaaaacaaAGACGTAATTTTGAAAACCAAAATAGGATACTTGCTGAAATCCAACAACGACaaagaaaaattacaaaaaacacTGGAAGAATTACAACAGCAGAAGAAAATACTATCATTCAAAGAAACGATAGCTCGCGGCCCTAGAAGGGAAAAAACAGATCCACAACATGCATATTCTGTTGTCCTTTCCAAATCCAACAGAAATAACACACCTACTACATGGAAAGACTTTTTCCGGCATGAGCTTCCTCCCTATATAATTAAATCAATTAAGAACAAACGAAAGATATACAGGGAATACTGCAAGCTCGGAGATCCCACTTACAAACGAAAACTGAACGAATACAACAAATGCATACAAAAAATGATTGCACAGTACAGAGAACATCAATGGACCACTGCCTGCAACCGAATAAACGAAGCTAAAGGAAGAACCTTCtaccaataa
- the LOC123308142 gene encoding uncharacterized protein LOC123308142, whose translation MATVTGPSITGMEKTKKALALQRTAFMRIYDKLKEDFSKEKCDILEIQSSIKVLDEIMLQVSELNQLMIDLMLDAGEEANMNAEVELMNTMSSQYHKIKCSFDKLICQGSVSKKSESRSKLKIPKLQFRQFGGETKDWLGFWNQFSRIDEDSDIEEEDKLQYLVQATTPGSRARQIVESYPASKGHYVKAVDSLKQRFGREDLLIEVYVRELLKLVLMNLNTKNKLSTFFDKIVSKQVRAWNEKEF comes from the exons ATGGCGACCGTGACAGGACCCTCTATTACAGGTATGGAAAAAACCAAGAAAGCCTTAGCTCTACAAAGAACAGCTTTTATGAGGATCTATGATAAG TTGAAAGAAGATTTCTCCAAAGAAAAATGCGATATCCTAGAAATACAGAGTAGCATCAAAGTCTTGGATGAAATAATGCTTCAAGTATCTGAACTGAATCAACTCATGATTGATCTAATGTTGGATGCAGGAGAAGAAGCGAATATGAATGCAGAAGTGGAATTGATGAATACGATGAGTTCTCAATATCACAAGATAAAATGTAGTTTCGATAAGTTAATATGTCAAGGCAGTGTCTCCAAGAAATCAGAATCCAGAAGCAAATTGAAGATTCCCAAACTTCAATTCAGACAGTTTGGTGGTGAAACGAAAGATTGGCTTGGATTTTGGAATCAATTCAGCAGAATTGATGAAGATTCTGATATAGAGGAGGAGGATAAACTACAATATTTAGTTCAAGCTACCACACCAGGCTCTCGAGCTAGACAAATTGTGGAAAGTTACCCTGCTTCTAAAGGTCACTATGTTAAAGCAGTGGATAGTTTGAAACAAAGATTTGGAAGAGAAGATTTGTTAATAGAAGTTTATGTCCGAGAACTTCTCAAGCTAGTTTTGATGAATCTGAATACCAAAAATAAACTATCAACATTTTTTGACAAAATTGTAAGTAAGCAGGTTCGAGCCTGGAATGAGAAGGAATTTTAG